The Sedimentisphaera salicampi genome includes a region encoding these proteins:
- a CDS encoding tetratricopeptide repeat protein — translation MKNGTILFVSVFALAFALAGCSEEKRYSSIYTTEPADEVQQQSYDAPPEAAEVDLVEKLAQERREYVEALKTLRSYYENTGNFRKSKWAARELDMIGDTPQYKFIVTGEISSKNAKNLVSVPEADELFKKANDLYNKTRFTILIGDTPGFRKALNMFNELIEKFPNSDKVDDAAYRAGQIYSFFKDYKLAALYYKRAVQWNPDIEEYPVRFKLASILDKKLGKRSEALRYYELAIKKETDYPANIETAEMRIKEIQKTRSSEQMKEKMKN, via the coding sequence ATGAAAAACGGTACAATCTTATTTGTTTCAGTATTTGCTTTGGCATTCGCTTTGGCAGGGTGCAGTGAGGAAAAGAGATACAGCTCTATTTATACAACAGAGCCAGCTGATGAAGTGCAGCAGCAAAGCTATGATGCCCCGCCAGAGGCTGCAGAAGTTGATCTGGTGGAAAAGCTTGCTCAGGAAAGACGAGAATATGTGGAGGCTTTAAAGACTCTCAGGAGTTATTATGAGAACACAGGCAACTTCCGCAAATCTAAATGGGCTGCCAGAGAGCTTGATATGATCGGGGATACTCCGCAGTACAAATTTATTGTTACAGGTGAGATATCCTCAAAGAATGCTAAAAATCTTGTCTCAGTTCCCGAGGCAGACGAGCTCTTCAAGAAGGCAAACGATTTGTACAATAAAACACGCTTTACAATACTCATTGGAGATACACCGGGCTTCAGGAAGGCTCTAAATATGTTCAATGAGCTTATCGAAAAATTTCCAAACAGCGACAAGGTGGATGATGCTGCCTACAGAGCAGGGCAGATTTATTCATTTTTCAAGGATTACAAGCTTGCAGCCCTTTACTATAAAAGGGCAGTTCAATGGAATCCGGACATAGAGGAATACCCTGTACGCTTTAAGCTGGCAAGCATACTCGATAAAAAGCTTGGCAAGCGTTCAGAGGCGCTTCGCTACTACGAACTCGCTATTAAAAAAGAAACAGATTATCCTGCTAATATTGAAACAGCAGAAATGAGAATCAAAGAGATTCAGAAAACACGCTCTTCTGAGCAGATGAAAGAAAAAATGAAAAACTGA
- a CDS encoding response regulator, with the protein MAKVLIIDDNPDNLRVAATVINNAGYEVMLALTGKEGLACATHNRPDIILLDIMMPEMNGYEVCRKLKENEHTSEIPVLFVSARDEIKDIKRAFDVGGVDHIAKPFVPEILAVRVNNQLEHFRLMKNLSEREKMFKNLFRSIKQPIALIDSNYIIKYCNLEFSSVFELSPNMAIGRNCFEVTCGGKSKCSHCPLATTFQANETAYLVKNYKGRVYRAETSPVSFENNHMKYASLTLTDISDFTV; encoded by the coding sequence ATGGCTAAAGTTTTGATTATAGATGACAATCCTGACAATCTCAGAGTAGCTGCTACTGTTATCAACAATGCCGGTTATGAGGTAATGCTTGCTTTAACGGGAAAGGAGGGCCTTGCCTGTGCAACGCATAACAGGCCTGACATAATTCTGCTGGATATTATGATGCCTGAAATGAACGGCTATGAGGTTTGCAGAAAGCTCAAAGAAAACGAGCACACCTCCGAGATTCCTGTACTTTTTGTAAGCGCACGAGACGAGATAAAAGACATAAAAAGGGCATTCGATGTTGGAGGGGTTGACCATATCGCAAAGCCCTTTGTTCCTGAGATACTTGCAGTGAGGGTTAATAATCAGCTCGAACATTTCAGGCTGATGAAAAACCTTTCTGAAAGGGAGAAGATGTTTAAGAATCTTTTCCGTTCAATAAAGCAGCCGATAGCCCTTATAGACAGCAATTATATAATAAAATACTGCAACCTTGAGTTTTCCTCTGTTTTTGAGCTTTCGCCTAATATGGCAATCGGAAGGAATTGCTTTGAGGTTACCTGCGGCGGGAAAAGTAAATGCTCGCACTGCCCGCTCGCAACAACATTTCAGGCAAATGAAACTGCATATCTCGTTAAAAATTACAAGGGACGGGTTTACCGTGCTGAAACCAGCCCTGTAAGCTTTGAAAACAACCATATGAAATACGCTTCTCTTACTCTCACAGACATATCAGATTTTACCGTTTAG
- a CDS encoding type II secretion system protein: MNTSANGKDSGSTMIRSKSCGFSLIELLAVISITAILISFLIPALAKAREHAQCAVCLSNQRNTGIALRLYIDNHNGVLPSAEPYPGKYGSLKQHWFMNPEFLSYLDIELRRDDDGDLLGPPQSRSVLTCPAHRKPARTRHSPPEYPEKNKGYALSFAANAVLGVSGRGSMPTEYRKEGEFRRPSEAMMFTDANGTLHVPGVVLFEGCPRDNFAFRHNSKANILFLDQHTEKMGKEEIPFFNRFSEKRFGKFWYAKRN; the protein is encoded by the coding sequence ATGAATACATCGGCAAACGGTAAAGACTCTGGCAGTACAATGATAAGAAGCAAATCCTGCGGATTCAGTCTCATTGAGCTTCTGGCTGTAATCAGCATCACAGCCATTCTGATATCTTTTCTTATTCCAGCCCTCGCAAAAGCGAGGGAACACGCACAATGCGCAGTATGCCTTTCGAATCAAAGGAATACAGGGATCGCTTTGAGATTGTATATAGACAACCATAATGGAGTTCTTCCCTCCGCTGAGCCTTATCCGGGCAAATACGGCAGTCTAAAGCAGCACTGGTTTATGAATCCTGAATTTCTAAGCTATCTGGATATTGAGCTGCGAAGGGATGATGATGGGGATCTTCTCGGGCCGCCACAATCACGCAGCGTTCTAACCTGCCCTGCTCACAGAAAGCCAGCCCGCACAAGGCACAGCCCGCCGGAATACCCTGAAAAAAACAAGGGCTACGCTCTTAGCTTTGCAGCGAATGCTGTTTTAGGTGTTTCAGGAAGGGGCAGTATGCCCACTGAATACAGAAAAGAAGGTGAGTTTCGCCGCCCCTCAGAGGCAATGATGTTTACTGATGCGAACGGCACGCTTCATGTTCCGGGCGTAGTGCTTTTCGAAGGCTGCCCTCGGGATAACTTTGCCTTCAGGCATAACAGCAAGGCAAATATTCTGTTCTTAGACCAGCACACTGAAAAAATGGGGAAAGAGGAAATTCCGTTTTTTAACCGGTTCAGTGAAAAACGTTTTGGAAAATTCTGGTATGCAAAGAGAAATTAA
- a CDS encoding Trp family transcriptional regulator, with the protein MQQDFKELIQILLEIDNPADMECFLEEILTPSEKKDVILRWKLLKMVHSGMPQRQIASNLRISLCKITRGSKILKNPDSTCKRFLDRGLSEDTK; encoded by the coding sequence ATGCAGCAGGACTTTAAAGAACTTATTCAGATACTACTGGAAATTGACAATCCCGCAGATATGGAATGCTTCCTTGAAGAAATCCTAACTCCAAGTGAAAAGAAGGATGTGATTCTCAGGTGGAAGCTTTTGAAGATGGTTCACAGCGGCATGCCTCAGCGTCAGATTGCCTCAAATCTTCGCATAAGCCTTTGCAAAATCACAAGGGGCTCAAAGATACTGAAAAATCCGGACTCAACCTGTAAGAGATTTCTCGATCGGGGCCTTTCTGAAGATACTAAATAA
- a CDS encoding aspartate ammonia-lyase has protein sequence MNYRTEKDSLGEKQIPVDSLSGIHTARAIENFGSIGGELNPRLLKAYGFVKLACAAVNHSLDYLNDEKFAAVEQASRELSEGLIELPPAPAALQGGAGTSTNMYVNEVIANRALNISGLSSGEYNKISPLDDINLHQSTNDTYPTAMKTAAIFASIELEQAVSELADVFQEGERKFSEILKLGRTQLQDAVPMTLGQSFGAWAEAFSKDRWRIYKCKERLRVINLGGTATGTGAGADRRFIFAAADELRKITGLPLARAENLVQATQNLDEIVEVSGILKALASNMFKIFSDLRLLSSGPEGGLGELILPQKQAGSSVMPGKVNPVIAEMACQAGIDAIAKDSAITTAAISGQLELNAFLPLIADNLLGMFDNLIIAAELGTSMLAAGIHADKQRCEKNIHSSTAVITAFLPMFGYEKCSQIAEKARKESKTIKQYLLERGLCDESTYEAMTSPETASSLGFRKPNR, from the coding sequence ATGAATTACAGAACAGAAAAAGATTCCCTCGGCGAAAAACAGATCCCTGTCGATTCTCTAAGCGGAATACATACTGCAAGAGCGATAGAGAATTTCGGGAGCATAGGAGGAGAATTAAATCCAAGACTGCTCAAGGCCTATGGCTTTGTAAAGCTTGCCTGCGCAGCGGTGAACCATTCGCTGGATTATCTGAATGACGAGAAGTTTGCAGCTGTAGAGCAGGCATCTAGAGAGCTTTCAGAAGGGCTAATCGAATTGCCTCCCGCCCCTGCTGCACTGCAGGGAGGTGCAGGCACTTCCACAAATATGTATGTTAATGAGGTAATAGCGAATCGGGCGCTCAATATCAGCGGGCTTTCGAGCGGGGAATACAACAAGATCTCGCCGCTGGATGATATAAATCTGCATCAGTCAACAAACGACACCTACCCAACCGCCATGAAAACAGCAGCCATATTCGCATCAATTGAATTAGAGCAGGCAGTAAGCGAGCTTGCAGACGTTTTTCAGGAAGGCGAAAGAAAATTTTCTGAAATTCTCAAGCTCGGAAGAACTCAGCTTCAGGATGCAGTACCAATGACTCTCGGACAGTCTTTCGGCGCATGGGCTGAAGCCTTCAGCAAAGACCGCTGGAGGATATATAAATGCAAAGAGAGGCTCAGGGTGATAAATCTCGGGGGAACAGCAACCGGCACAGGAGCGGGGGCAGATAGGCGATTTATTTTCGCAGCAGCGGATGAGCTGAGAAAAATAACCGGCCTTCCGCTTGCGCGGGCGGAAAACCTTGTGCAGGCAACACAGAATCTCGATGAGATTGTTGAGGTTAGCGGAATACTCAAAGCCCTTGCATCAAATATGTTCAAGATATTCTCCGATTTGCGTCTGCTCTCAAGCGGCCCTGAAGGTGGACTGGGCGAGCTGATTCTCCCGCAGAAACAGGCTGGCTCTTCGGTAATGCCAGGGAAGGTTAATCCGGTAATAGCGGAAATGGCTTGTCAAGCTGGCATAGATGCAATCGCCAAAGACTCAGCAATTACCACTGCTGCAATAAGCGGTCAGCTTGAGCTCAACGCATTTTTGCCCCTTATTGCGGATAATCTGCTGGGCATGTTTGATAACCTGATAATTGCGGCAGAACTCGGCACGAGTATGCTCGCTGCGGGGATTCATGCAGATAAACAAAGATGCGAGAAAAACATCCACAGCTCCACTGCGGTGATTACCGCATTCCTTCCAATGTTCGGCTACGAAAAATGCTCTCAGATAGCAGAAAAGGCCCGAAAAGAAAGTAAAACAATAAAGCAGTACCTCCTTGAGAGAGGGCTTTGCGACGAAAGCACCTACGAGGCAATGACAAGCCCTGAAACAGCATCTTCTCTCGGTTTCAGAAAGCCAAATAGATAA
- a CDS encoding GDP-mannose 4,6-dehydratase produces the protein MKIFVTGGAGFIGSHLVRKLLREGNEVVVLDNLSTGSLDNIADVLDNPALYFTEGDVCDKNLTLKLSSGCGQMYHLAAAVGVKLIIDRPIHTIKTNIYGSEVMLETAHQHGAKLLIASTSEVYGKTEKVPFCEDDDTIYGSTTHPRWAYACSKAVDEFLSLAYYRQKGLKVLVGRFFNTIGPGQTGRYGMVVPRFIDAALKDEPIKVYGSGEQSRCFGAVWDVIRAADMLMSTEDAFGGVYNIGNDKPISIMKLAERIVELTGSKSEIVLVPYEKAYGKDFDDMMVRQPSLEKVREKTGFKPAYSLDMILQEMIEYQQRKK, from the coding sequence ATGAAAATTTTTGTAACAGGCGGAGCGGGATTTATAGGCTCGCATCTTGTAAGGAAGCTGCTCAGAGAGGGGAATGAGGTTGTTGTACTGGATAACCTTTCTACCGGCTCTCTGGATAATATTGCTGATGTTTTGGACAACCCCGCCCTTTACTTTACAGAGGGAGATGTCTGCGACAAAAATCTTACCCTCAAACTTTCAAGCGGGTGCGGTCAGATGTATCACCTCGCTGCGGCTGTCGGGGTTAAGCTGATTATAGACCGCCCTATACATACCATAAAAACAAATATTTACGGCTCTGAAGTTATGCTGGAAACTGCTCATCAGCACGGAGCAAAACTGCTTATAGCCTCCACAAGCGAGGTTTACGGAAAGACAGAGAAAGTACCATTCTGCGAAGATGACGACACGATCTACGGCAGTACCACCCACCCACGCTGGGCTTATGCATGCAGCAAAGCTGTGGATGAATTCCTCTCGCTTGCCTACTACCGGCAAAAGGGTCTGAAGGTGCTTGTTGGGAGGTTCTTTAATACAATAGGCCCAGGGCAGACGGGCAGATACGGAATGGTAGTTCCGCGTTTTATAGATGCCGCACTGAAAGATGAACCGATCAAAGTTTACGGCAGCGGAGAGCAAAGCAGATGCTTCGGGGCGGTATGGGATGTGATAAGGGCAGCAGATATGCTGATGAGCACCGAAGATGCGTTTGGCGGGGTTTATAATATCGGCAACGACAAACCGATTTCGATAATGAAGCTCGCTGAAAGAATTGTTGAGCTTACAGGCAGCAAAAGCGAGATAGTTCTTGTGCCTTACGAAAAGGCTTACGGAAAGGATTTCGACGATATGATGGTTCGACAGCCATCGCTTGAGAAAGTGAGAGAAAAAACCGGTTTCAAACCTGCATACAGCCTTGATATGATACTTCAGGAAATGATTGAATATCAGCAGAGAAAGAAATGA
- a CDS encoding 6-pyruvoyl trahydropterin synthase family protein gives MHRLTRQIRFSVDPFPNGGDAEGFNSYCSKPAGHGFGFFICLNVEVEGSVQPDTGFLINLAEIDAKARRVAVNIYKKRIRQLIAEGKNVNLQRTCEILRECWGGLRSSFTPQKLSSLEQLVNPYKKITISGDNMLLYSEKFEFAATHKLWNDNFSEEQNFDHFGKCANPEGHGHNYVVEITAEPENWKDFDRFDFQKKVNELFIDKLDHKNLSRDLDYYKKLNPTVENITVHCWNTLSDKLKGAKLKSVRIWENDRAYCTYKGEQG, from the coding sequence ATGCACAGGCTTACGCGCCAAATAAGGTTCAGCGTTGATCCCTTTCCCAATGGCGGCGATGCTGAAGGGTTCAACTCGTACTGCTCCAAACCGGCCGGCCACGGCTTTGGCTTTTTCATCTGTCTGAACGTAGAAGTGGAAGGCAGCGTACAGCCGGATACAGGGTTTCTTATAAATCTTGCAGAAATTGATGCCAAAGCAAGGCGTGTAGCAGTTAATATTTACAAGAAAAGGATTCGTCAGCTCATTGCAGAAGGCAAAAACGTAAACCTTCAACGAACATGTGAAATACTTAGGGAATGTTGGGGAGGGCTCCGCAGCAGCTTTACTCCTCAGAAGCTCTCGAGCCTCGAACAGCTAGTAAATCCTTACAAGAAAATAACAATTTCTGGAGATAATATGCTCCTATACAGCGAAAAATTTGAGTTTGCAGCTACGCACAAGCTCTGGAATGACAACTTTTCAGAAGAACAAAATTTTGATCATTTCGGGAAATGCGCGAATCCCGAAGGGCACGGACATAACTATGTGGTGGAGATAACTGCGGAGCCGGAGAACTGGAAAGATTTTGACAGATTCGATTTCCAGAAGAAAGTAAATGAGCTTTTCATTGACAAACTTGACCACAAAAATCTCAGCAGAGATCTGGATTATTACAAAAAGCTAAACCCTACTGTGGAAAATATAACCGTTCACTGCTGGAATACTCTGAGCGATAAACTAAAAGGGGCAAAGCTTAAAAGCGTTAGGATATGGGAAAATGACAGGGCATACTGCACGTACAAGGGCGAACAGGGATGA
- the folE gene encoding GTP cyclohydrolase I FolE has protein sequence MSEEKNKTIDHKRIEAAVREILLAIGENPDREGLAETPQRVARMYEEVFSGLGHQPSEHTEKLFHEDYNEIVVLRDIAFSSTCEHHLMPFSGKAHIAYLPDKHIIGLSKLARVFDCFAKRPQVQERLTIQAADFLMERLNPKGVAVVVEASHSCMTVRGAKKPGSFMVTSALRGIFIKDQRSRSEVMSLIRGAGGVQ, from the coding sequence ATGAGCGAAGAAAAAAACAAAACAATAGACCACAAAAGAATTGAGGCAGCGGTACGTGAAATACTGCTTGCCATAGGAGAAAATCCGGACAGAGAAGGCCTTGCGGAAACTCCGCAAAGGGTAGCTAGGATGTATGAAGAGGTATTTTCAGGGCTCGGGCATCAACCCTCAGAACATACCGAAAAACTCTTCCACGAAGACTATAACGAAATTGTTGTATTGAGAGATATTGCATTCTCAAGTACGTGCGAACACCATCTTATGCCCTTCAGCGGGAAAGCACACATAGCTTACCTGCCTGACAAGCATATTATAGGACTAAGCAAGCTGGCGAGAGTTTTCGACTGCTTTGCAAAGAGGCCGCAGGTTCAGGAGAGGCTTACAATACAGGCAGCAGATTTTCTCATGGAAAGGCTCAACCCCAAGGGAGTGGCTGTTGTTGTGGAAGCAAGCCACAGCTGTATGACTGTGCGGGGAGCCAAAAAACCGGGTTCATTTATGGTAACAAGCGCTCTTAGAGGCATCTTCATAAAGGACCAGAGGAGCCGGTCTGAGGTGATGAGCCTGATTAGAGGCGCAGGCGGGGTTCAATAA